In one window of Mercurialis annua linkage group LG4, ddMerAnnu1.2, whole genome shotgun sequence DNA:
- the LOC126679563 gene encoding DNA topoisomerase 6 subunit A yields MADTTATKSKKRRRADADSTSELPFKDILKPDSVILESLKALVKSTSSAASSSKPLSLSDLALPTACREVADLSLTSVQSAIESVVLSLTHSILSGEGFSFNVPSRAATNQLYVPELDRIVLKDKNTVRPFANISSVRKSTITTKILSLVHQLCLKSIHVTKRDLFYTDVKLFQDQTQSDAVLDDVSCMLGCTRSSLNVIAAEKGVVVGRLIFSDNGDMIDCTKMGMGGKAIPPNIDRVGDMQSDALFILLVEKDAAYMRLAEDRFYNRFPCIIVTAKGQPDVATRLFLKKMKTELKLPVLALVDSDPYGLKILSVYGCGSKNMSYDSANLTTPDIKWLGIRPSDLDKYSIPEQCRLPMTEQDIKTGKDMLEEDFVKKNPGWVEELSLMVRTKQKAEIQALSSFGFQYLSEVYLPLKLQQRDWL; encoded by the coding sequence ATGGCAGACACCACAGCTACCAAATCCAAGAAACGTCGCCGTGCCGATGCTGATTCAACGTCCGAACTTCCATTCAAGGACATTCTAAAACCCGACTCTGTAATCCTCGAATCCCTAAAAGCCCTAGTGAAATCCACATCATCCGCCGCCTCCTCCTCAAAACCCTTGTCCCTCTCCGACCTCGCTCTCCCCACCGCTTGCCGTGAAGTCGCCGACCTCTCTCTAACCTCCGTCCAATCCGCCATCGAATCCGTCGTCCTCTCCCTCACCCACTCCATCCTCTCCGGCGAAGGCTTCTCCTTCAACGTGCCTTCCCGCGCCGCCACTAACCAGCTCTACGTACCTGAACTTGACCGCATCGTCTTAAAGGATAAAAACACCGTCCGCCCTTTCGCCAACATTTCCTCCGTACGCAAATCCACAATCACCACCAAAATACTCTCGCTAGTCCACCAACTCTGCCTCAAAAGCATCCACGTCACCAAGAGAGACCTGTTTTACACCGATGTGAAGCTGTTCCAAGACCAGACTCAATCCGACGCCGTTTTGGACGACGTGTCTTGTATGTTGGGATGTACTAGATCTTCACTCAATGTGATTGCTGCTGAGAAAGGTGTTGTTGTTGGTAGGTTGATTTTTAGTGATAATGGGGATATGATTGACTGTACTAAAATGGGTATGGGAGGGAAAGCTATTCCTCCAAATATTGATAGAGTGGGTGATATGCAGAGTGATGCTTTGTTTATACTTTTAGTTGAAAAAGATGCTGCTTATATGAGACTTGCTGAGGATAGATTTTACAACAGGTTTCCTTGTATCATTGTGACTGCGAAAGGGCAGCCTGATGTGGCGACGAGGttgtttttgaagaagatgaagacgGAGTTGAAGTTGCCTGTTTTGGCATTGGTGGATAGTGATCCTTACGGGTTGAAGATTTTATCGGTGTATGGTTGTGGATCGAAGAACATGTCGTATGATAGTGCTAATTTGACTACTCCTGATATTAAGTGGCTGGGGATTCGGCCTAGTGATTTGGATAAGTATAGCATACCGGAGCAATGTAGGCTGCCGATGACTGAGCAGGATATTAAGACTGGGAAAGACATGCTGGAGGAGGATTTTGTGAAGAAGAATCCGGGTTGGGTTGAAGAGCTGAGCTTGATGGTGAGGACTAAGCAAAAGGCTGAGATTCAGGCGTTGAGCTCTTTCGGGTTTCAGTACTTGTCTGAGGTTTATTTGCCATTGAAGCTGCAGCAGAGGGATTGGCTTTGA
- the LOC126679564 gene encoding thioredoxin-like protein AAED1, chloroplastic, which yields MAATVTLNTTFSTFIKLKKSATNINNSSKPLLFDRIQIKLCCNSRRVKNRSRSILSCSAISSSPGIESSGMASEDTKDLLETVQVFDLDGNGIPVSDLWKNRKAVVAFARHFGCVLCRSRADYLAAKKDIMDASGVALILIGPGSVDQAKAFSEQTKFKGEVYADPSHASYEALEFVSGVATTFTPKAGLKIIQLYMEGYRQDWKLSFEKDTVARGGWKQGGIIVAGPGKTNISYIHKDKEAGDDPEIEDILKACCS from the exons ATGGCGGCGACGGTTACTCTCAACACTACGTTCTCAAcgtttattaaattgaaaaaatccgCGACTAACATCAATAATTCCTCCAAACCTCTATTATTCGATCGcatacaaattaaattatgttgCAATAGCAGACGAGTCAAGAATAGAAGCCGCAGCATCCTCTCATGTTCTGCAATCTCGTCATCTCCCG GAATTGAATCTTCTGGTATGGCGAGTGAGGACACCAAGGATTTATTGGAAACGGTGCAGGTGTTTGATTTGGATGGAAATGGAATTCCAGTTTCTGATTTGTGGAAAAATAGAAAAGCTGTCGTTGCATTTGCCCGTCATTTTGG ATGTGTCCTTTGTCGTAGTCGTGCTGATTATCTTGCTGCCAAGAAG GACATCATGGATGCCTCTGGAGTGGCACTTATTCTGATTGGACCTGGCAGTGTTGATCAG GCAAAAGCATTCTCTGAGCAAACTAAGTTCAAAGGAG aAGTTTATGCAGATCCTAGCCATGCATCATATGAGGCACTCGAATTTGTTTCTGGAGTTGCAACCACATTTACTCCTAAA GCAGGTCTCAAGATAATCCAATTATACATGGAAGGCTATCGGCAGGACTGGAAACTTTCGTTTGAAAAAGACACCGTCGCAAGAGGTGGCTG GAAGCAAGGTGGTATTATAGTTGCAGGTCCTGGTAAAACAAATATCTCATACATCCACAAG GACAAAGAAGCAGGCGATGATCCAGAAATTGAAGACATATTGAAAGCTTGTTGCTCGTGA